Part of the Candidatus Eisenbacteria bacterium genome is shown below.
GACGACGATGTCCAGCTTCGAGAGCAGGCCGCGCGCGCCCTCGAGCGAGGACCGCACCTGGGAGAGCTCGCGCACATCGAAGCGGAGCGCGAGCGCATCGACCCGGTGGCGATCGCGTATCTCGTTCGCGACCGCCTGGAGCCGGTCGTCGCGTCGTCCCGTGATCGCGACGTGACAGCCTTGTGCCGCGAGGGCGCGGGCCGTGGCCAGCCCGAACCCGCTCGTCGCTCCGGTGACGAGCGCCCAGCGTCCCTTGAGGTCGGTCATCGTTCCTCCGAAGTGCGCGGAAAGACGGCGAGCATAGCGAACTCGCTGGAGATGATCCAGCCGCTCCCCTAGAATCGCGCGCCGGAGCGGCCCCGCGGCGCGTGGTGGGAGAGGGGAGGGACGCAGCGTGACATACGACCTCCTCGTCGTGGGGGGCGGCATCCAAGGCGCCGCGGTCGCAAGGGACGCGGCCCTTCGCGGGCTTCGCGTGCTCCTCCTCGAGCGGGGCGATCTCGCCTCGGGGACCAGCAGCCGTTCCTCCAAGTTGATCCACGGCGGCATCCGCTATCTGGAGACCGGCCAGTTTCGCCTGGTCCGGGAGGCGCTGCGCGAGAGATCGCTCCTGTTGGAGCTGGCACCCGAATACGTCCGGCCGCTTCCCTTCCTGATTCCTCATTATCGAGGCGAGGGCCGATCGCGGCTCGCGGTCCGCGCGGGTCTCGCGCTCTACGCGGCCCTCGCGGGCAGGCATCCGCTTGCCGATCATGGCACCGTGGGTGCCGCCGAGGCGCTCGCGCTCGAGCCGGCCCTCCGGCCGGAAGGCCTCCTGGGCGGCTCGCTTTACTGGGACGCCCAAATGGACGACGCGCTCCTCTGCGTTGCCGTGGCCCTCGACGCGGAGCGGGGGGGAGCGACGCTCCACACCTACACGGAGCTCGTGAGCCTCGTCCCGGAGGGCTCGGGCTGGCGGGGGCGGTTTCGACATGTCGACACCGGAGAGGAAGGGGAGGCGGAGGCGCACTCGGTCGTGAACGCGGCCGGTCCCTGGGCAGGGGAGGTCCGCGCGCTCGTGAGCCCGTTCCCGCGCACCGGAATCCGCCGCACGCGCGGTACCCATATCGTCCTCCCGGGCTTCACGCGCGAGCGCGCGCTGCTCCTGTCCGCGCGCCGCGACGGACGCGTGTTCTTCGTCCTGCCTTGGGGGGACTATTCCCTCGTCGGGACGACCGACGTGGACGATGCCGAGGCTCCGGAGCGGGTCAGACCGCGCCCCGAGGACATACGCTACCTCCTCGAGGAGACGGCCCGGGTTCTGCCGCGGCACACGGCCGCCCGGCCGCTCCGCGCGTTCGCGGGGGTGCGCTCGCTGGCCCAAGGGAGCGCGATCCGTCCGTGGACCAACTCGCGCGAGCACAGGATCCTCGAGGAGGGATCGATGCTCACCCTGATCGGCGGGAAATATACGACGCACCGGAGCATGGCCGAGCGGGTCGTGGACCGCGTAGCGCGGAGAGCCGGGATCCGCGCCGGTCCGTGCCGGACCGGGATCACACCCCTCCCCGCGGGACGCGCGCAGAGGATCGCCACTCTTGCGGCCCGCTACCCGGGGCAGCTGAAGGCGGCCGGGCCGCTCGAAATCTCGGAGGCCGAGGCCGTGCACGCCGTCCAGGCGGAGCGCGTGCGGCATCTCGAAGACGTGCTCGAGCGCCGGACCCGGCTCTGGCTCGGCTCCGAGGCGATGCGCCGGGCGGCGGGGCCGGTCGCCGGCTGGATGGCGCCGCACCTGGGTTGGGATGATGGGGCCCGGGCCCGCGAGGTGAGCCGAGTCGTGGACGCGCTCGATGAGGAAAGCGAAATAGTCGAGGCCGCGCGGAACGCGCCGGGGGAGGCAGGGTGAGAGCCGAATTCATTCTCGCGATAGACCAGGGCACCACGGGCACGACGGTACTCGCCTTCGACCGCGCGGGAAGCCTCCGCGCGCGCGGATACGCGGAGCTTCCGCAGCATTTCCCGCGCCCGGGCTGGGTGGAGCACCGCGGCGAGGAGATCTGGGGAACCACGCTGCGCGCGCTTCGCGTGGCGTTGAGACCGCTCGGAGGAGCGCGCGCGCGGATCGCGGCAATCGGGCTCACGAACCAACGCGAGACGACCTTGGTCTGGGACCGCGCGAGCTCGAAGCCGGCCGCGCCCGCGATCGTCTGGCAGGACCGCCGCACGGCGGAACGCTGCGCGGCCTTGAAGCGCGCCGGTAACGAGGCCGAGGTATCCCGCCGCACGGGTCTCAAGCTGGACCCCTACTTCTCGGGCACGAAGCTCGAGTGGCTGCTCCGAAACGTGGGGGGGCTCCGGGCCCGCGCGCGGCGAGGCCGCCTCGCCTTCGGCACCGTCGATTCGTGGCTCCTGTGGCGGCTCACCGGGGGGAGAGCCCACGCCACGGATGCCACCAATGCGAGTCGGACTCTTCTCTACGACATTCGCCGCCACCGGTGGGATCCCGACCTGCTTCGTCTCTTCGGGGTGCCCGATTCCATGCTTCCCGAAGTGCGCCCCTCGCGCGCCGACTTCGGCGTCACCCGTGGAGTTCCCGGGCTCCCCGACGACGTGCCGGTGCTCGGGATCGCGGGGGACCAGCAGGCGGCGCTCTTCGGGCAAGGCTGCGTCGAGGCGGGCGGACTCAAGAACACCTACGGGACGGGTTGCTTCCTCCTGCTCCACACCGGCTCCAAGCTCGTTCGGTCGCGGAGCGGGCTCCTGACAACGATTGCCTGCGGCCCGCGGGGCGAGCCGCGCTACGCGCTCGAGGGGAGCGTCTTCATCGCGGGCGCCGCGATTCAGTGGCTCCGCGACGGTTTGGGAATCTTGAAAAGCGCCGAGCAGAGCGAAGCGCTCGCCCGCCAGGTCCCCGACGCGGGAGGCACCATCCTCGTTCCGGCCTTCGCGGGCCTCGGCGCCCCCTACTGGAGACCCGAGGCGCGCGGGATCTGGTGCGGGTTGACGCGTGGCACGACCCGGGCGCATCTGATCCGCGCGGCGCTCGAATCGATCGCCTATCAGTCTCGAGATCTCGTCGAAGCGATGGAGCGCGAGTCGGGCGTAGGCGTGCGCGTGCTGCGGGTCGACGGCGGGGCGTCCCTCAACGCGTTTCTGATGCAATTTCAGGCGGACCTCCTGGGTATTCGCATCGCCCGGCCCGGCCTTGTCGAGACGACCGCGCTCGGCGCGGCGCTCCTCGCGGGAATCGGGACGGGATGGTGGAAGCGAAGCACGGAGCTCAGGGCCCTGAGAGGAGGCAGGCGCGAGTTTCGTCCGCGGATGCGGCGTGCCGAGCGCGATCGGCTCTATCGCGGATGGAAGGACGCCGTGGGGGTGTTGCTGGGCGCGGGCTCCCCGTGACGCGGCCGTCCCAGGGTCCGCTCGAGCCAGGCCACGACCTCTTCCAAGATCGCCGGACCCTCGGGCTCGTTCAGAACCTCGTGAAAAAGCCCCGGGTACTCCCGGTAGGTCACCCTGCCCGGCTTCGCGGCCCGGGCCCACAGCGCGGATCCCACGCAGCTCGTCACGGGATCGGCCTGCCCCTGGATGAGCAGGGTCGGGATCGAGAGCGTCCCGGCGGCCTTGGCGAGCGAGCGGCGGATCGATTGCAGCTCCAGAAAGAGCCGCGCGCTGATCCGGAAATGGACGTACGGGTCCGCGCGGTGCGCACGGATCACTTCCGGGTCGTGCGTGAGGAGCGACGGCGGAATTTGATTTCCCTGAGTGAACGCCGGCCACAAAAGCCCGATCAGGCGCGCGGCGTGAACCTTGAGCGCGGCCGGGCGGAGCGACAGCTCGAACGGGGGGGCCGAGAGAACGAGGGCGTCGATGGAGCCCGGGTTCCGGAGGGCCCAATCGAGCGCGACGAGCGCGCCCATGCTGTGCGCCAAGAGCGCCCAGCGCCGCTCGCCTTCCTGTTCGCGGAGCATTTCCATCCAGCGCGTGACCGCCACCCGGTAATCGTCCCAGGAGCGGAGGTGTCCGCGTTTTCCCTCCGATCGCCCGTGGCCCGGCAGATCGAGCGCGCAGGCCGCAAATCCACGCGCCGCGAGCGTCCGGCCGACCCGCTCCCAGCGCCCCGAATGGTCGCCCAGGCCGTGGATGATCCCAACCGCGGGGGCCGAAGCGTCGTCTCCCCACGCGCGCGCGAAGAGCTGACCCCCGGGCACCTCGAACCATGTGTCACGGGACGTTGTTTCGAGCAAATCCCCTCCACGGTACCGGCGCGTGTCGGCGCACGGTCCCACAATACAGGAATCCTCCGGGGGCGGCGAGAATCCGGACCCCGGCGCCCGAATCTAATGTGGCATGGCCACCCAGGACGATACCCGCACTCTGGACGCCTACTCGCACGCCGTGGTCAAGGCGGTGGAGCGCGTCAGCCCGTCGGTCGTGAACATCGAGACGAGGCGCGCGGCGTCTCAAGGGCAGCCGGTCCGGGACCCGCGCGGGCTCGGCGGCAGCGCCTCCGGTTTCATCTTCACTCCCGACGGCTTCATCCTCACGAATAGCCACGTCGTCCACGGCGCGGAATCCATCCACGTGACGCGCGCCGACGGACAGGCGCGCGAAGCCCAGCTCGTCGGCGACGATCCTGAAACGGACCTCGCGGTCGTGCGGATCGGGCCCGACTCGCTCGTTCCTGCCTCGCTCGGCGATTCCGGGGCCGTGCGCGTCGGCCAGGTCGCGATCGCGATCGGGAACCCGTACGGATTCCAGACCACCGTGACCACGGGGGTTGTGAGCGCATTGGGACGATCGCTGCGCGCGCAATCCGGACGCCTGATCGACAACATCATCCAGACCGACGCGGCGCTGAACCCGGGAAACTCGGGCGGCCCGCTCGTCGACTCGCGCGGCGAGGTAATCGGCGTGAACACCGCTGTGATCATGCCGGCCCAGGGGCTTTGCTTCGCAATCGGGATCAACACCGCGAAGTTCGTGGCGGCCCGCCTCATCCGCGACGGCAAGGTCACGCGGAGCTACATCGGGGTCGGCGGGCAGACCGTCCAGGTGGCGCGCCGGGTGGCGCGTTTTCATCAACTTTCCGTGGGGAGCGGAGTTTTGGTACTCTCTATTGAGGCGGGCGGGCCCGCCGAGCGAGCCGGCGTGCGGCTGGGCGACATCATCGTCGGCTTCAACAGCCAGCCCGTCAGGGGAATCGACGATCTGCAGCAGATGCTCACCGAGCAACAGGTGGGCGTCCCGTCGCAAATAATGGTTCTCAGGCGGACCGAGAAGCTCGACCTCGAGGTTCGGCCTGGAGTCTCCCCGAGCGGCACGGTCGCCAAGGGCTAGAGCCGGCCGGCATCGCTGCCGCTGGTTTTTTGTCTCGCCGAATTTTCGCTTCACCCGTGCGCAAGACCATGAAGAGATAGGGAGGCCTGATCGCGTCATGTCTCGTTCGGAACGAATCGCCGCGCGGCGTCGGCTCTGTTGGCCCGCGCTGACGCTTCTCTTCGCGCTCGCGCCGCACCCCGCGGGCGCGGCCGTCCTTCTCGAAACCAATCCCGACAGCACCCTCACGGTCACCATTCAAAAGATCGAAGGCGCCCCGATCTCGCTCGACGAAGCCTTGCGCCTCGCGTTGATCCAAGCCACGAGGGTCCGCGAGGCGGAAGCCGCGATGCGAGCCGCGCGCGGGGCGCTCCGGCACGAGAGCGGCGCCTTCGATCCGGAGCTTTTTCTCGACGCGAATCGCACCGGAGTCGAGCAACCGACCGCGTCCCCGTTTTCAGGGGGCGCGCCTCTGCCTTCCGGGGCGACGCTCGTCAAGACGACCCAGACCCAGGCCTCGACCGGGGCTCGGGTCACGCTGCCGACCGGCACCGAGCTATCGGCCTCGCTCCTGACGACGAAGCGTGAGACCAACTCCACGTTCTCTCTGCTCGAGCCGCAGTACGATACCGACGGCGTGCTGAGCGTGAAGCAGCCCCTCCTGAAGGGATTCGGACCGGGTACCTGGGGAGATCGCTCCGCGGCGGCCCGCGAGTTCGAAGCGGCCCGCGCGCGTTACGAAGATGCGGTTCTGGACGTGCGCGCTCAGGTGGAGCGCGCGTACTGGGATCTCTACGCGGCCGTACGCGACTACGGGGTCCAGCAGATCATCCGCGGCCGGGCCAAGGCTCTCCTCGACGAGACGGAGCTTCGGGCGGGGACGGGGCTCGTGGGGCCGGGCGCTGTCGCGAACGCACGGGTCTTCCTCGCGCAGCAGGAACAGGCGGTGCTCGATGGCGAGGAAACGCTCGACCAGGTCTCCGACCGGGTCGCGACCCTGATCGGCAGGCGCCCCGAGGCGGGCGCCGCGCGATTCAAACCCACCAACGAGCCGCCCCGGGAGTTCAACGTGGAGCCCGAGGAATCGCTCGTCGCGCGCGTCTTGCGCGACAGCCGGGAGCTCCAGAGCGCCGAGCGGGAGCTGGCCGCGGCGCGCGCGCGCACCTCGAGCGCATGGTGGAACAAGCTGCCGGCGCTCGATCTGAGAGGCTCGATGGGGGGGAAGGGGCTCTCGGGAACCGGGCGGGATTTCACCAACCCGTTCACGGGCCAACCCGACCGGATCAATCTCGACGGCGGGTTCGCCGACACGTGGAGCCAGGTCCGGAAGCGCGAATTCCCCACGTGGAGCGCGGGGCTATCGCTCAGCATTCCGATCGGCTTCCGGTCGGGGGCGGGGGACCACCAGCGCCTGCGGGCCGAGGCGGATCAGGCAGAGCAGCAGATGATCGCGATGAGGCGCTCGCTCGAAGAACGGGTGCGTGCGGGCTATCGCGAGCTGGTCCACGCGTCGAAACGGAGGGAGGCGGCGCAAACCGGCGTCAACGCCTCACTCGAGCAGGTGCGTATCGGGATCGTCCAGTACCGCAACGGAAAAACGACCGCCTTCGAGCTGACGCGCGTTGCCGCGGATCTGGCCACGGCGCAACAGCGGCTATCCCAGGCCCTCGTGCGGACCGCCAAGGCGGTTGCCGATTTGAAGCGTCTGACGTCGGAAGGGCTGTCTCCGACAAAAACCCAATGAGGGAGACTGAATCCATGATTGCCCCATCAACCGTCACGGCCCGGCTCGGGCGCTGGGCTCGACCGGCGGCTTTGATCCTCTTCATCAGCGTCGCAGGCTGCGCCGGAGGCGGAGGCGCGGGCGGCTTTCGGCCGCCGCCCATGCCGGTGGAGACAGCTTCGGTCATCCAGGAGCCCGTTGCGGATCGATTCGAGGCGGTCGGCACCATCGAAGCCGCGGACGCGATCACGGCCGTTTCGGAAATCGACGGCCTGGTCGTCGACCTTCCCTTCCGCGAAGGAAGCACCGTGGAACGCGGCGGGATCATCGCCCAGTTGGACGACGCCGAGCTGCGCGCCGAGGTCGAGCGCACGGAGGCGCTTCGCGACCAGGCCCTAAACACCTACAATCGGGTGGAGGCCGTCGTGAACCAGGGCGCCGGCGCCCAGCAAGATCTGGACGACGCCGCGGCGGCCCTCAAGGTGGCCGAAGCGAATCTCGCCCTCGCCAAGGCGCGGCTTTCGAAGACGAGGATCGTCGCCCCCTTCGCGGGAATCCTGGGCGCGCGCCGGGTGAGTCCGGGGGCGTTCATCCGCGCGGGCCAGGCGATCACCGACTTGGCGAAGCTCGACGAGCTGCGCGTGAATTTCTCGGCCCCGGAGCGATACGTTCCGCTGCTCCGGCGTGGGGCGGAAGTCAGGATATCGACGACCGCCTATCCCGGATACGAGCTCAAGGGCCGCGTCGACGTGGTCGAGCCCGTGCTCGATCCCGGCACGAGGAGCGCGCGCATCGTCGCGCGCCTGCGCAATCCGGGGGGCAGATTCCGGCCGGGCATGTCGGCCAACGTCTCGGCGGTGCTGGGTCAGCGCCCCAAGGCGCTCACGATCCCGAGCGAGGCGGTATTCGCGGAAGGGGACCAATCGTTCGCGTACGTCGTGAAGCCGGATAGCACCGTGACCCGCAGCGCGCTCACGCTGGGGACGCGGCTTTCCGACGCCGTCGAGGTGGTGAAGGGCCTGGAGCCCGGCATGATGGTCGTCCGCACCGGGCACCAGAAGCTCTTCGAAGGAGCGAAGGTGATCCCCGTCTCGAGCCGGCCCGGCGGTGAGAGCGGAGGAGTGGCTCAATGAAGCTCAGCGAAGTCTCCATACGGCGCCCCGTCTTTGCGACGGTGATGAGCCTCGCGATCATCCTGTTCGGGGTGATTTCGTTCACGCGGCTCCCGGTACGCGAGTACCCGGACATCGACCCGCCGATCGTCTCGATCACGACGTTTTATCGCGGCGCGAGCCCGAACGTGGTCGAGACCGAGGTCACCGATGTTCTGGAAGAGCAGCTCGCGACGCTCGAGGGGGTGAAGACGATCCAATCCTCGAGCCTCGAGCAGGGCTCCAGCATCACCGTCGAATTCGAGCTGAGCCGAAACGTGGAGCAGGCTGCGAACGACGTGCGTGACAAGGTTGCGCGCGTGCGGGGCCAGCTCCCGAGGGAAGCGGACGACCCGATCGTCGCCAAGGTGGACGTGAACGCCCAGCCGATCGTGTGGCTCGCCCTTTCCAGCACGAGCCACAACGGTCTGGAGCTGACCGAGACCGCCGAGCTGGTCCTCAAAGATCGCCTCCAGCATGTTCCGGGAGTCGGATCGATCTTCATCGGCGGCGGGCGGCGCTACGCGATGCGCGTCTGGCTTGATCCGCTGCGGATGGCGAGCCGCGGAATTACCACGCAGGACGTGGAGCGCGCCATCCGGGAGGAAAACGCCGAAATCCCGGGGGGCCGGGTCGAGGGGAAAGGACGCGAGTTCGCGGTCCGGACGCGCGGGGAGCTGACCAAACCCGACGAGTTCGCGTCGCTCGTCGTCTCCCAGTCGGGCAACGACGTCGTTCGCCTCGGAGACGTAGCGAGGGTCGAAGTCGGTCCCGAGGACGAGCGGACCGCGGTCCGCTGGAACGGGCAGCAGGCGGTCGGGCTCGGAATCATCAAGCAATCCAAGGCGAGCACGCTGGATGTGGCGTCCGGAGTCCGGAAGATCTTGCCCGAGCTGAGGCAGTTGATTCCGCCCGGGATGATCCTCGACGTCGCCTACGATTCATCGAGCTTCATCCAGGATTCGATCAACGAGGTCTCGCATACGATCCTCATCGCGATGTGTCTCGTGGTGCTCGTGATCATCGTCTTCCTCAAGAGCTTCCGCGCCACGTTCATACCCGCGGTCGCGATCCCGATCTCGATTGTCGGCGCCCTGGCGGTGGCCTACTTCCTCGGATTCACCATCAACATCCTGACGCTCCTCTCGCTGGTTTTGGCGATCGGCCTCGTGGTGGACGACGCAATCGTCATGCTGGAGAACGTGTATCGCCATCTGGAAATGGGAAAAACCCGCAGGCAAGCGGCCCTCGATGGGTCGAAGGAGATCGGGTTCGCGATCATGGCGACGACGATCTCGCTCGTCGCGGTCTTCGTGCCGGTCGCTTTCCTCCAGGGGACGGTGGGACGGCTCTTCAACGAGTTTGGGATCACGCTGGCGGTCGCCGTGCTGATCTCCGGATTCGTCGCGCTCTCGCTCACGCCGATGCTCACCTCGCGGATGCTCAAGCCGCTCCACGGCGGATCCGACACGTGGGCGTCGCGGACCTTCGACGCCTTCTTTGACTGGTTGAACCGGTTCTACGATCGCGTGCTTCGTGGCGCCCTGCGTCACCGGGGGCGCGTGTTCGGTGTGGCGGCGCTCCTCGTCTTGATCGCGGGGGCCGCCTTCTTCTTCATGAGGCGCGAGCTGGTTCCGACCGAAGACCGCGGGATCGCATTCGGAATCGTGATCGCGCCCGAAGGCTCGACCCTTCTCTACACGGATCGCTACATGCGCCAGATCGAGTCGATTCTGCTCCGGCTTCCCGAGCGGAGGGGGCTGTTCACCGCCACCGGTTTGGGATTCGGGGGACCGGGCCAGGTGACCAACGGGTTCATTTTCGTGAATCTGAAGCCCCGGCATGAGCGGCACAAATCGCAGCAGCAGATCGTCCAGGAGCTTTTCCCGCAGCTCTTCTCGATACCGGGTGTCTTGGCGTTCGTGATCAACCCGCCTAGCCTCGGCGGAAGGTTCTCGTCCTCCGCAGTCGAATACGTTCTCGAAGCGGATAGCTACGAGGAGCTGCGGCAGGCGACCGCGACGATGATGGCGAAGGCTTCGCAACTCGCGATCGGGAAGCCGCCGAAGGCCTTTCCCTATCTGATCAACCTCGATTCCGACCTGAAGCTCAACAAGCCTCAGCTCGAGATCTCGATCGACCGCGACCGGGCCGCGGGGTTGGGTGTCTCGGTGACGGAAATCGGCACGACGCTCGAGACGTTGCTCGGCGGCCGCGAGGTCACCGATTTCAAGCGCGGGTCCAAGCAGTACCACGTGATCGCGCAGGTCCCCGCCTCCGGGCGCGCGACGCCCGACGTGATCGAGGAGATCTACGTACGGGGCAACGAGGGGCTGGTTCAGCTCGCAAATGTCGTGAAGGTGAAGGAGACCGTGGCCCCGAAGGAGCTCAACCACTACAACCGCGTCCGCTCGGCGACGATCAGCGCGAACCTGATCCCCGTTGTCTCCCTGGGACAAGCCCTGGATGACCTGGACAGGATCGCCCAGGCCGATTTGCCACCGACCGTCCGCCACGAGCTCGCCGGGCAGTCGAAGGAGTTCCGCGAATCGAGCAACAGCCTCTACTTCCTGTTTCTCCTCGCGGTGGTATTCATCTACCTCGTGCTCGCCGCCCAGTTCGAGAGCTTCATCCACCCGCTCACCATTCTCCTGTCCGTGCCGCTGGCCGTGGTCGGGGCCCTGATCTCGCTCTTCGTCTTTGGCCAGAGCATGAACATATTCTCGCAGATCGGGCTCATCATGCTCATCGGGCTCGTGACGAAAAATTCGATCCTGATTGTCGAGTACTCGAACCAGCTTCGAGCCAGGGGACGCGAGGTCACGGAGGCCGTCGTGGAGGCCGCGAAGATCCGGCTTCGTCCGATCCTCATGACCTCCTTCGCCACGGTATTCGGGATTCTGCCGATCGCGATCGGCTTCGGGGCCGGAGCGGAATCACGGCGTCCGCTGGGGATCGCGGTGGTAGGAGGACTTATCTTTTCGACCTTCCTCACCCTTCTCCTTGTTCCGTCCATGTACACCCTGCTGGCAAGGTTTTCCAGGGCCGAGGGAGGAGAGGCTGCGGAAAGGGCAGTCGCGACGCCCGCCCGAGAGCAGGGAGCACCCGAGCCCGAAGAGACGCTCGTCGCCGCAAGAACCTCGAAATGAAAGAGCCGCTTTAGAATTTTGCTGCGTCCGTAGCTTTACGCGAGCGAGAGCGCACGCAACGGGAGACTTGCTGGCCTCCTAGGTACACGCTTCTTTCGGCGTAATGGGTGCTCTTCTTGCACGCTCCGATGCATCTCGCATTCCAGCAACACTCAGGTAATCCCCGACCCCAAAATCAGGAAATGGCACAGAATCTGCGGAGGTTCTGGGAAACCCCAATCGCCGGCGATTTAGTACATCTCAGCACCCCAGCAAAGGAAGGCTTATGGGCCACCGTCGCCGGCGGCTATCCGTCTGCGCAACAAGCGTCGCGATTCTCGTCTCACTCGTCCCGGCTGTCCCTTCCGTATTCACACCTAATCCGGCATTCGCCGCGTCGGCCACGCTTCTCTGGACCGCGCCCGGAGACGATGGTTCGGTGGGGCGCGCCTCACAGTACGCCCTTCGGATCAGCACGAACGCGATCTCCGCAAAGGACACGCTCTCCTGGTGGAATGCCGCCACGAGCCTGAGCATGGCCGGAAAGATCCCGGCGGTCGCCGGCACGCTCGACTCCACGGTTGTGAGCGGGCTCACCTCGGGCACGCGCTATTACGCGATCATTCGCGCCGCGGACGAGGTGCCGAATTGGAGCGGCTTCTCGAACGTCGCGGCGATCGATGCCGCCCTCGTTGCCGCGGTCACGGTGACCGGGACGGTGAGGGAATCCTCGACGGGGATCGCGATCGGAGGCGCGGCGGTGCACGAGAGCGGGAGCGGCGTCATCGTGTATACGCAGCCCGACGGCACATACTCCCTTTCGGTACCCGCGGGGACGCTCAGCATCACCGCGTCCAAGTACGGCTACAGCCCGGTGACCTCGAGCGTCGCCGCCGCCTCGGCAAGCTCGAAGACGCTCGACTTCACGCTCCCCAAGATTCCGACCGGAACGCTCTCCGGCGTCGTGTTCCGGGCCAACGACGGGACATTCGTGAGCGGGGCCGAGATCACTTCCCCCGGCACGCCGCTCCAGGGGGTGACAGGATCCGACGGCAAATTCGCTTTGGTTGTTCCGCAGAGCACCGTGACCCTCCGCTGCGACCGGCCGGGCTTCAAGCTCTTCACAAGGAGCGTGACGATCACGGCCGGGAAAGCCCAGGTGGTCAATTTCTCGCTGACGCCCGCCGTCTATTACGACGACGCTGAGACCGACATGGGGTGGAGCCTGAGCGCGGTGGGAGACGACGCTGTGACCGGGAAATGGGTTCGCGCGGCTCCGGTCGGCACGATCGCCGGGACGGTGGAAGTGCAGCCCTCCAAGGACCACACGCCCGGCGCCGGGACCGCGTGCTTCGTCACGGGCAATGGCACCAAGGCCACGGACCTCGGCGAAGCGGACGTGGACGGCGGTCGCACCACGCTCACGAGCCCTGCCCTTCGCCTCGCGGGAATTGTGGATCCGCGGATCGTCTATTGGCGCTGGTTCAGCAACGACGCGAGCTCCAACCCCGGAGAAGATGCTTTCCTCACACAGATCTCGAATAACGGAGGGGCGTGGGTCACCGTCAGCAATCTGTACACGACGCGTAACTACTGGGAGAGGATGGAGATTGCCGTAAAGAGCTATTTCTCCCAGCCGGGCAACGTGCAGGTGCGCTTCATCGCCAAGGACCTCGGGAACACGTCGATTGTCGAGGCGGCGATCGACGACCTGATGTACTACTCCGGGACCACCGTGACCGCCGTTTACGAGGAAGAAGGAGCCCCCTCGCCGGGGCTGGTCATCGGCGCTCCGAGGCCCTCCCCTACGCGCGGGCCCACAGAGATCAGCCTCGAGCTCCCCAAAGCCGCGGAGATCGTGGCAGACATCTTCAACGTTCAGGGGAGGCTGGTCCGGACCCTCGGCCGGCGCACTCTGCCGGCGGGACGCCACATGCTGCGATGGGACGGGAGGCTCGACGCGGGGGGCAACGCCGCGTCCGGCGTGTACTGGCTCAAGGTTGGGGCCGGAGACGTGGAGAAGCGCTTCAAGCTCGTGGTCGTGCGCTAGCGCCCGCCCCGGCGCGCCACGCCGTAGCGCGCCACGCCGTAGCGCGCCACCGTCGCTGTTCGTGCCCCCCGCGGTCAGGAAAATCCTTGCCAGTGCGCGCGGCTCGGGGCAACATGGTGCGCTTCGAACGCTGATAGGTTCTTCGAGGGCACCCGATGGAAGCGGCGGCGCACCCCCACAGTCACGAGCCGGTCCCGAGCCGATGGCCGATCATCACGGCGTTGGGCGCCGGGCTGATTCCGGTCGGGCTTGT
Proteins encoded:
- a CDS encoding glycerol-3-phosphate dehydrogenase/oxidase; this encodes MTYDLLVVGGGIQGAAVARDAALRGLRVLLLERGDLASGTSSRSSKLIHGGIRYLETGQFRLVREALRERSLLLELAPEYVRPLPFLIPHYRGEGRSRLAVRAGLALYAALAGRHPLADHGTVGAAEALALEPALRPEGLLGGSLYWDAQMDDALLCVAVALDAERGGATLHTYTELVSLVPEGSGWRGRFRHVDTGEEGEAEAHSVVNAAGPWAGEVRALVSPFPRTGIRRTRGTHIVLPGFTRERALLLSARRDGRVFFVLPWGDYSLVGTTDVDDAEAPERVRPRPEDIRYLLEETARVLPRHTAARPLRAFAGVRSLAQGSAIRPWTNSREHRILEEGSMLTLIGGKYTTHRSMAERVVDRVARRAGIRAGPCRTGITPLPAGRAQRIATLAARYPGQLKAAGPLEISEAEAVHAVQAERVRHLEDVLERRTRLWLGSEAMRRAAGPVAGWMAPHLGWDDGARAREVSRVVDALDEESEIVEAARNAPGEAG
- the glpK gene encoding glycerol kinase GlpK: MRAEFILAIDQGTTGTTVLAFDRAGSLRARGYAELPQHFPRPGWVEHRGEEIWGTTLRALRVALRPLGGARARIAAIGLTNQRETTLVWDRASSKPAAPAIVWQDRRTAERCAALKRAGNEAEVSRRTGLKLDPYFSGTKLEWLLRNVGGLRARARRGRLAFGTVDSWLLWRLTGGRAHATDATNASRTLLYDIRRHRWDPDLLRLFGVPDSMLPEVRPSRADFGVTRGVPGLPDDVPVLGIAGDQQAALFGQGCVEAGGLKNTYGTGCFLLLHTGSKLVRSRSGLLTTIACGPRGEPRYALEGSVFIAGAAIQWLRDGLGILKSAEQSEALARQVPDAGGTILVPAFAGLGAPYWRPEARGIWCGLTRGTTRAHLIRAALESIAYQSRDLVEAMERESGVGVRVLRVDGGASLNAFLMQFQADLLGIRIARPGLVETTALGAALLAGIGTGWWKRSTELRALRGGRREFRPRMRRAERDRLYRGWKDAVGVLLGAGSP
- a CDS encoding lysophospholipase, whose translation is MRAPGSGFSPPPEDSCIVGPCADTRRYRGGDLLETTSRDTWFEVPGGQLFARAWGDDASAPAVGIIHGLGDHSGRWERVGRTLAARGFAACALDLPGHGRSEGKRGHLRSWDDYRVAVTRWMEMLREQEGERRWALLAHSMGALVALDWALRNPGSIDALVLSAPPFELSLRPAALKVHAARLIGLLWPAFTQGNQIPPSLLTHDPEVIRAHRADPYVHFRISARLFLELQSIRRSLAKAAGTLSIPTLLIQGQADPVTSCVGSALWARAAKPGRVTYREYPGLFHEVLNEPEGPAILEEVVAWLERTLGRPRHGEPAPSNTPTASFHPR
- a CDS encoding trypsin-like serine protease: MATQDDTRTLDAYSHAVVKAVERVSPSVVNIETRRAASQGQPVRDPRGLGGSASGFIFTPDGFILTNSHVVHGAESIHVTRADGQAREAQLVGDDPETDLAVVRIGPDSLVPASLGDSGAVRVGQVAIAIGNPYGFQTTVTTGVVSALGRSLRAQSGRLIDNIIQTDAALNPGNSGGPLVDSRGEVIGVNTAVIMPAQGLCFAIGINTAKFVAARLIRDGKVTRSYIGVGGQTVQVARRVARFHQLSVGSGVLVLSIEAGGPAERAGVRLGDIIVGFNSQPVRGIDDLQQMLTEQQVGVPSQIMVLRRTEKLDLEVRPGVSPSGTVAKG
- a CDS encoding TolC family protein; the protein is MSRSERIAARRRLCWPALTLLFALAPHPAGAAVLLETNPDSTLTVTIQKIEGAPISLDEALRLALIQATRVREAEAAMRAARGALRHESGAFDPELFLDANRTGVEQPTASPFSGGAPLPSGATLVKTTQTQASTGARVTLPTGTELSASLLTTKRETNSTFSLLEPQYDTDGVLSVKQPLLKGFGPGTWGDRSAAAREFEAARARYEDAVLDVRAQVERAYWDLYAAVRDYGVQQIIRGRAKALLDETELRAGTGLVGPGAVANARVFLAQQEQAVLDGEETLDQVSDRVATLIGRRPEAGAARFKPTNEPPREFNVEPEESLVARVLRDSRELQSAERELAAARARTSSAWWNKLPALDLRGSMGGKGLSGTGRDFTNPFTGQPDRINLDGGFADTWSQVRKREFPTWSAGLSLSIPIGFRSGAGDHQRLRAEADQAEQQMIAMRRSLEERVRAGYRELVHASKRREAAQTGVNASLEQVRIGIVQYRNGKTTAFELTRVAADLATAQQRLSQALVRTAKAVADLKRLTSEGLSPTKTQ